Part of the Imperialibacter roseus genome, CACGGCTGCCCGGTGTCAGCAGTGTGCCACTCGTATCGGGCGGGGTATAAATTCCTTCATATCTGAAACGCATGAAGGCGTCAAGCACTTCCTTTTTTGATTCAGAGGTGAAGCCTGATAAATCATCGTCTGAAAGATGTTGCTTTGAATAAGGCAACGGTATGGTCGGGAATGGTTGTGTGGGCCAGGCTTCCTCTCCGGGAATATTGCTGGCTGGTACAGGCCGTTCTTCTACAGGAAAAACAGGCTCGCCGGTTTCCCTGTCAAGAACAAATAGAAGCCCGGTTTTTGTTGTTTGAGCAACTGCATCAATTTGCTTGCCGTTTTTTGTTACGGTGATCAGGTTGGGAGGGGCTGGTAGATCATAGTCCCACAGGTCGTGGTGGGTGGTTTGAAAGTGCCAGATGAGCTTACCGGTGCCAGCATCCAAAGCCACAAGGCTATTGCCAAACAGGTTCATCCCCTTCCGATCCGACCCATAATAGTCGTAGGCGGGCGAGCCCAGCGGCACATAAACAATGCCTCTCTTTTCGTCGAGACTCATACCGCCCCAATTGTTAGCACCGCCTACCTTCTTCCAGGCGTCCGGCGGCCACGTATCGTACCCAACTTCTCCCGGCCAGGGAATCGTGTGGAAAGTCCATTCCAGCTTCCCCTTGCGCACGTCATACGCCCGGATGTAACCCGGAGCGGCGCCATAGGATTCGGAGACCTCTGAGCCGAGAATGATAAGATCATTGGAGATGATACCAGGTGAAGTGGGCACTACCCAGGCTTCTTCTCCTGAGAAGTTCTCAATATTCAGATTTACTTTTCCGTTGTCGCCGAAGCCGGGAATTTGCTTTCCACTGGTTGCGTCTAAAGCGAAAAGGTGGTTTCCGGCAGTGAATAGTATTCTTTTGTCATCCTGCCCTTCCCAGTATGTCACGCCTCTTTTGATAGCACCCCCTTTTCCATCAAAAGGATCGAATGACCAGATGATTTTGCCCGAAGCCGATTCAAGCGCATACACCACATGTCTCGCCGATGTGAGGTACATAACCCCATCAATAATGATTGGATTACACTCGTACTTGACGGCCCTTGCGCCATCCGGGGCGTCATTGGGTTCGAAAATCCATGCAACTTCAAGGGTAGCTACATTTTCCCTGTTGATTTGATCAAGCGATGAAAAGCTGCTGCTGGCTGCATCCGATTTGTAAACCGGCCAGTTCTTATTTTCTATTTTTTCGGACTGGCAGCCGAAAAGGAAAACCAGAATAATGAAGACGAATGGAGCCCGCATTGAAGCTGCAGGCTGACCTTTACATGTAAGGAGACTCATGTAGTTTGCTAGTGTAGGTGTCGGTAAAATGGAAGGTAGAGAGAAATCATGAATTATTGAAGGCAAAATTGATGAGGCCATCGACCCGCTCTTCAATTTTCGCATGATAGTTTAGAGATCATTGCCTAGATTAGAGGGTTGCCAATCTAACTATGAAGAAGACATTTTCCTTTTTTCTATTGCTGAGCTTTGCTGTTTCTGGCTTTGCTCAAAACGGCCGAATGATAGCCGATATCAAATCCCACACCGATGGCACGGCCGTGTGGTGGGCGGGCCACAATAGCTGGATCATTAAGTCCGGAGGGCTCGTGGTGACCACCGACTTGTGGTTGGAAAATGGCAGTCGCATGGCGCCAGCACCGATTACACCGGAGGAGATGGCCTCAGTGATAGATATTTCCTTTGTCACCCATGCTCACGGTGATCATTTTAACGAATACACATCTAAGGTTTTGCTCGAACAATCGAACTGTATTTTTGTGATGCCCGAAAGCTGCCTCGCTGTTGCCAAAAAGCTGGGTATTCCTGACCAGCGAATAGTAGTTGCCAAGCCACGGGAACCTTTTGAAGTAAAGGGAATAAAGGTAGAACCTCTCCGGGCTATTCACGGCAATGCAAATTTTGCCATCTATTATGAAGCCAACCTGCAAGATTGCGGCTATGTACTCAATATTGACGGGAAAAGGTTTTTGCAGCCTGGCGACAGCTACCTCCTGGAAGACCATTTGTTCGCCAAAGACATTGACGTCCTTTTCTTTTCGCCAACAGAGCACAATATGTATATTGATCGCTCCACCATCCTCATCAATGCACTGCAGCCCGATTATATCTTTCCCCAGCACCATAGCACGGTGAAAGTCAGCGAGGAGAACCGTTTTTGGGCCAAAGGCTACCCTGAAGAAGTGAAAATATGGATTGACGATGAGCTTAAAAATCGGTATCATGTTTTTGAGATTGGGGAAAAGAAGCTGATCAGGTGAGAATTGGAGGTTGTGTTTGCCGCTGTCCAGTGGCTCGGTAGGCGGATGTCGAGGCTCTCTGGTCTCATGAATACTTAACTAAAAGATGCGATGAGTAAACAACAGAATGAGTATGATGCCATCGTGATCGGCTCAGGCATCAGCGGTGGATGGGCTGCCAAAGAGCTTTGCGAGAAAGGAGCTAAGACCCTGGTACTGGAAAGAGGGCGGCCGGTCAAGCACATTGAAGACTACCCCACAGCCATGAAAGACCCCTGGGACTTCGATTACCGGGGTAGACTCCCGGTGGGAGACGAGGAGAAAAATCCTGTGGTTAATAGGTGCTATGCCTATGAAGATGCCACAAAGCAATTTTTTGTAAAGGATGAAGAACACCCCTATGTGCAGGAAAAACCGTTCGATTGGATCCGGGGCTACCAGGAAGGTGGAAAATCGCTGATATGGGCACGGCAAGTGCAGCGGTGGAGCGATTTTGAATTTGAGGGTCCCTTGAAGGAAGGATATGCGGTAGATTGGCCCATCCGCTACAAAGATCTAGCCCCCTGGTATTCTCATGTTGAAAAGTTTACTGGCATCAGTGGCAACAGAGACGGCATCCCGCATTTTCCTGACAGCGAAGTGCAGAAAGCATTTGAATTTAACTGCGTAGAAGAAGAGATAAAGAAAAAAATCACCGAGAAGTACGCTGATAGGCCGGTGATTATGGGGCGGTGTGCCCACCTCACCGAGCCACAAGACATCCATAAGGAGCAGGGCAGAGGCCAGTGCCAGGCCCGACATCTCTGCTATCGTGGCTGCCCGTTTGGTGGCTATTTCAGCTCCAATTCCGCTACCTTACCCTGGGCAGCCAAAACCGGGAATCTTACCATGCGAACACACGCCGTTGTCGAATCGATCATTTATGACGATAAACCAGGCAAAGTAACGGGCGTGAGAGTGATTGACGCCAACACGAAGGAGGTGACGGAATATTTCGCCAAAGTGATTTTTGTCAACGCCGCCTGCCTCAATTCCAACCTTATTTTGCTCAACTCAAAATCCAATCGTTTTCCCAACGGCCTTGGCAATGACAATGGATTATTAGGAAGGTATGTCGCTTTTCACAACTATAGGGGCAATATTTCAGCCCAATACGATGGCTTTGAAGATGGTTACTACTATGGCCGCCGACCAACCAGCATTTTTATGCCGTCGTTCCGAAACACGCTCGAAAGGTTTCCGGCCTTCAAAGGACGATACGTTACCGCCTTCAGCGCCGGGCGATCAGGTTGGAACAGAGGAGAAGCAGAGGTCGGAGCAGCGCTCAAAGAGAAGCTGCAAAAGCCCGGTATCTGGAATGTTTTTATGATGCTGCAGGGCGAGACGATTCCCAAGTACGACAATCATGTAAGGCTGAGCGACACTGATAAGGATGCCTGGGGCATACCTCAGTTGGTCACTTCGATCGATTACGATGAGAACGACGAAAAAATGCTGCAGGACTTTCTTGAGCAAGGCAAAGAAATGCTCGAAGCAGCAGGATGCGTCAACATCAATGCCTACGATACCAAACAAGCCCCCGGATTAGATATTCATGAGATGGGTGGTGTGCGTATGGGTAGTGACCCTAAAACTTCTTTGTTGAACAAGCATAATCAGCTACACTTAGCCAGAAATGTGTACGTAACAGATGGGGCGGCCATGACATCCACAGGTTCTCAAAATCCATCGCTCACTTTCATGGCGCTGGCGGCAAGGGCAGCTAACCATGCTATTGAAGAAATGAAAGCAGGTAAGCTGAAATAGTGAGCCGTCATTGTCATTGTGTTAAAAAGACACGAAAACGTTTTGACATCCGTAGCTCATTGTCTAGCTTAGATTGACTCCGACTGGAGGCCCGTTATGATCGGTGTTCCCGGAAAAGGGACGCTGATGAATTAAACGCTATTAATTCCTCTTATATACTATGAACACCCGAAGAGATTTTCTTAAAAAGACCGGAGCAGGGGCTGCCGGTTTGGGCCTCGCTGCCACCTTGCCATTCGACCTTTTCGCAGAGGCACCAGCTAAAAAGCTGTTCTTCGATATCTCCCTGGCGCAGTTCTCCCTGGCGGGCTCTTTCTTTAGCCAGAAGCTGACCAATATCGAGTTTCCGGCGCTGGCTAAAAACACCTACGGCATCTCCAATATCGAATATGTGTCTACTTTTTGGAACGGGAAGGGCGGCGACAAGGAGTATGTGAAAGAACTAAAAGCCCGCACCGACGACCTTGGCGTGCGCAATGTGCTCATCATGGTAGATTCGGAAGGTGAACTAGGCCATCCTGATGCCGCTACCCGAAAGCAAGCCGTTGAAAATCATTACAAATGGGTGGAAGCTGCCAAAGAGCTTGGCTGCCATGCGATCAGGGTGAACCTGGACGGGCCAGGCACCGATGAGGAAATTGCCAAAGCGGGTGTGGGTGGCTACGGTAGTTTGGTCGAATTCGGCCAGCAGGCGGGCATCAATGTCATCATTGAAAACCATTTTGGTCCCTCGACCGACGCCAAATGGCTGGTGGAGGTAATGAAGCAGGTAAACAATCCATATGCAGGCTTGCTGCCTGACTTCGGTAACTTCGTTCGCAGGGAGCGCATGGAAGAAATGACCATTGAAGCTTTCAAAAACGCCAAAGTCATTGCCACATTTGACAAGTACGAAAGTGTGAAAGCCATGATGCCCTACGCCAAAGGCGTAAGTGCCAAAACGCATGGATTTGATGCCAAGGGTAACGATACAGAAACAGACTTCGTTAAAATGCTCACCATCATCAAAGACTCCGGTTTCAAAGGCTATATGGGCATTGAAGCAGAGGGAGCCGTTATGAAAATGTTTGGCGTAGAAGGAAACTACCCGACGGAAGAGGACGGCATCAAGCTAACGAAGGCATTGCTGGAGAAAGTGGGAGGGAAGGTGTCGTGATGCGCACAACTGGTTCAAGCGTCCGCTTGGATCCTATGTAGCAATGGTGGTGCCACTAGGTGCTTCATATGGAACTGTTTACCAGCTCGCCGGTGCCAGGTTCTTGACAATTCTTTCTCAATAATCGCTCACCCTCGCCTTTCTAAAATCAAACACAAAGTTGTAGCCCTCTACAGGCACCACCACCCGATAGTACCGGTAGTAACCATTTTTTGGAAAATACACCTTGCCTCTCAATGCTGATGTGTCGGGTAAGGCCATTGGCTGCATGATTTCCTGATCAAGGTAGTGTAGGTCTTCTCTTGTATAGTAGTTTCTTTCTTGCGAAGAGCGGATGACTGCATCCGTTGTCATCAGTGTGGTGGCCGTGAGGACATCCCTGGTTTGCGATTTGTTCCAGTCCTTTTGGGTATAAAACTCTTTCTTTGAATCTCTCAAGTCGCTTGCAACATCAGCCACCATCATGCCTACTGAGAGGACACCGAAGATGATGGCCAATGTTTGCTGCTGCTTGATCTGTGTTTCATAATGGTCTTCCACCACGTTCTTGGTCAGCGATTTCCTCAGATAACCGGGCACCTGGCTGTAGGGGAATGATACCTGATGGACATTGTCGGCCTCACCGGTAAGCTCAGGAAAAGGGCTGCTCCCTGCGTAATAATGAAACAGCTTAGGGTCAACTTTGAGCGGCAGGCCACTCTTGTTGACTATTTCAAGGTCAAAGACGACCAATCTATTTTCCGTTTCTACATGCTCCAGCACCGCTGTGATGCTGTCGGCTTCCAGCACCATATAGTATGGATCCTGGTAAGCTTTGGAAAAATTGATGGGTACAAGGCGCTGACCAAAGGCAGTTGAGCCAACCAGCAGCAATAGGAGGGTAGTATAAGTCTTCATGGCGCAGGGTTTTGGAATAATGAAGCAAGTATTGTGCCTTTTTTTGCTCCGAAGACTTTTGGGATCAGGTGAGGTGATGCCACCAGCTAAGGCTGTGGGCACGACATATTTGTCCTTTACTTTTGAAGTCCCCTTAACTAGTTTTAGCACTAACTATTGCGTACCCTCTTCTAAAAGATCTCCATGAAAAAACACCTCCTTCCGTCTATTCTGCTTTTATCTCTGTTTGCCCCCTCTTTACCCGCCACGGCGCAGCAAAGTGTCACCCACCAGAATGTGTTCGACACCATTCCGTTTATCATGGAGCATCACAAGCGGAGGCTGGAGAAGTTTTCAAAAGAGCCCATGAGCACTGGCAAAATACTCTTCCTCGGCAACAGCATTACTGAAGGCGGCCCCTGGGGCGAGCTGCTTGGTGACCCCACTGTCGTTAACCGGGGTATCGGCGGCGACTTCAGCTACGGCATCCTCAACAGACTAGACGAGATCATTCAGCGCAAGCCATCGAAGCTGTTTCTGCTGATCGGCGTCAATGATATTGGTAACGATATTCCCAATGCCGTCATCGCTGACAATGTCAGGAAGATTGTTGAACGCCTGAAAGCTGAAACCCCTGCTACGGAAATCTATATCCAAAGCATTCTGCCGGTCAACCCTGAGTACCCGAGGTTTCCGCAGCACTACGACAAACAGTACCATGTGTTGATGACCAACCAGCTGCTTTACAAAGTGGCGCTGGATACCAAAGTGACCTACGTTAACTTATTTCCGCTGTTCCTTGACGACCGCCAGCGATTAGCGGCGGATCTCACCAAAGACGGCCTGCACCTCAATCGCCAGGGGTATGATATTTGGGTAAGGCATTTGAGGGAGATGGGGTATTTACCTCACCCCTAGAAGGCCTTCGGATTTCTTCCCCTCTCCAGACAGGAGAGGAGAAAGCAATGCTTAGCATTGTAAGGGGTGAGGTATCAATAAACCTCCACCTCAGCCAGCACCGGACAAGCCTTGCTTTCTGTTATACTCACCCGAATAGCCTCAGCTTCCACCGGTGCAGCTAGCTTCAATATCCTCTTGTAGCCGATAGTGCTGCCTTGCGCCACTTGCTTCCATGTCCCATCCACATTCGCTTCCACGGTAAATGCTTTTACTCTTTGTCCCAGCTTGATGAATTCTTTCAAAGTCACATAACTAACGGTTGGGGTGCCTGGCAAAGTAATCTCCACACTGCCGGTGGTCACCTCATCGTCGGTTGCCCAGTAGGTGTCAGCTTTTCCGTCGGTCAGGTTACTGGCTCCGTACATCTCAGCTTCTCCTCTCACCGTTGACGCTGAAGCTTTGGCATTTAATGCCAGATTAGTACTAAAGGCCTCTTCGAGGAGCTTCTTCCAACCTTGCAGAGCAGCCACATCATTTTCATGAACCAGTCCCCGGCGATCAGGTGGGATATTGAGCAACAAATTGGAGCCTCGGCCAACCGAGGTCATGTAAATCTCAAACAGCTTTTCAGGTGTTTTCACCAGGCTGTCCTCTTTGGCATGGTAAAACCAGCCCGGCCGGATGCTGACGTCTACTTCGGCTGGAATCCATTGTTGCCCTTCAGTGTGGCCCGTATTCAACAAGTCGGTAATGCCAGCTTGCCCAGCGTATAAAGTATCGTTGCTGATGGTGTTCCAGTTGGTTTCTCCTGCGAGCCCTCTTTCGTTGCCCACCCAGCGGATGTTTGGGCCGGCATCGCTAAAGAACAGCACCTTTGGCTCCATCTTTCTCACCATTTCAATCGTAGTTGGCCAATCGTAGTAGGTTCTTCCATCAATCCGGCGCTTTTCGTTGGCTCCACCGTAGTATCCATCGCCGCCATTGGCTCCGTCAAACCACATTTCAAAGATGGGCCCGTAGTTGGTGAAGATTTCTTGCAGTTGATTCCTGTAGTAAGTAACATAGTCTGGTCGTCCATATTCAGGATGATTCCTGTCCCACGGAGAGAGATAGATGCCAAATAGCAGCCCTTCCTTTCTGCATGCTTCTGAAAGTTCTTTCACTAAATCCCCATTACCATTTTTATAAGGACTATTTTTGATGGAATGTTCAGTATAGATACTGGGCCAAAGACAAAAGCCGTCATGATGCTTGGCAGTTAAAATAACTGCCTTTAGCCCCGCATCTTTGATCACTTTTACCCATTGGCTAACATCCAGCCCCGTTGGGTTAAATATGCTTTCCGGCTCATCGCCGAATCCCCATTCCTTGTCAGTAAAAGTATTCGTTGTAAAGTGAATAAAGGCATATTGCTCCAGTTCATGCCACTTAAGCTGCTCTTCGCTAGCCACAGGAAAAACAGGCATCGGCGGCACAACTGGTTTGGTTTCGCAGGCAGCCAATATGATGACGAAGAAGACTGAGGTTTTGAGAAAGGATATACGGATCATAAGTCAGATTGTTGAATGTCGAAATATAGGCACTTATGCATTAACAGCCGGAGGGTTTTCGGCAATTCTGTGCAGCCAATGTTTGAACCAGCGGGACGATAGTATTGGAATCAATACCCTCTTGGCGCAACAATTTGCCGCCGGAGCCGTTATTAATTGTATTAATACACTAAAAATTATAATTTTTTGTAGTTTTCACAATTACCTAAGATTGTGTAGTGCAACAAGTTCAACCATCAATTAAACCAGCAAATCATGAATTCTACCAAATTAGTTTTTGGATTAATTATCATTCTTTTCGTCAGCTGCAAAAGCAATAGCTACTATGGCGCCATTACTTACAACGAGGACAAGTTTACAGGTACCAAAGAAGAAATGGCCAACTACCTGGTTGAAGTGCAGAACAAAACCCAGTTTATCAAAAATGCCTCAGTATTCGCCGGAAAGGATTCCAAGTTGAGAACCACCTATCTGGCAGCCAACGACGTGGCCTCCCTTATGGGCGATGTGTTGTTCGACCTGAGTATTGTGTCGACCAAGTCGGGGATGAAACTACCCAGGGCCCTGGACAGTGATGCCGATCGTGACTATCAGTTTATCGAAAAGCAGGCGGGAACGGACAAGTTTGACCTCTACTACATCAACGAATCACTCAGGTACCTGACCGACCTTGAGAAAATGATGAAAGCCTATGCTTCTGGCGGAAAAGAGGAGCAGGGCAGATCGTTCAGCAGCAAGCATTTGACTGAGGTGAACACCTCCATTACAAAGCTTGAAAAGGCCCGTGACGAAGTCAACGCCAATGCACCAGCCACAAGCAAATAACCTTTAAGGTTTCTTCGAAAAATATTCTTTTCTCAGAAGGCGTTTATGTGAAATCATGGCAAACATTTTGTGTATGATGATTTCATTAAACCTCTTAATAGAAAATGAAAATCAATTGGTATGACTTGTTGTTATGCCGTAACTTTTGAGCAAAATTAAACAACTGACAAATCATGTTACAACACGTAAACAGGTGGATGAAAACAGGTACCCTAAATGGCCTACTTGTGTTATTAATTGTATTGGGAGCCTCTTCCTGCAAAAGCAAGAAGAAAATGAGGGAAGTATCCAATAAAGAGCCTATGGAAAAGGTGGAGAAGGATTTTTCTTATGACAATGCGAACAAAGAAATGGAAAACGATGCCAACAAGGCAAAGACTGCCCCTCCGGCTACGCTATCATCTAAATTATCTGGATACTTTGCCGCTATTTCTTCTGCGCCAACGGTCGCTTCGGCCAACAGCAGTATCAACGAAGCGCTGATGTTGTTTGCATCTCCCGGCGTCCCTATTTTTATCATCATTTATGAGTCGCCTTCAGGAGAGGTCGATTATGATGAGCCTACCACAGCGGAGAAATACCTCAACTATTTGAAAGACCAAAAAAAGAACCTGAACAATATCCGGGACATGAAAACCAATGCCTCAGGAAAGATTACAGAACTTGAGTTGATAAAAAGGTAGAGGTACGATAACCATCCAAAAAAGAAATAACCATGCATAAGATATTCAAATATACGTTCTCAGTAATGCTTGTTGCGATGATGGGCACAGCCATGGCCCAAACCGCCGACATCAGCCCCCGCAGAAAGCAGGCGATTGATTCACTGGCACTTGAAAAAGTGAAAGACCTGAGCAAGTACATCAGCATTATTGGTGACAAAAAAACAGCCTATTCAGAGGCCGTAAGGGTAATGGACAGGGCTGAAGAGCTATTTGCCCCTGATAGCGAAATGGGCGTGTCTTCCCTTAGCTCAACTGAAATCAACTACTACAAAGTAAGAAAGTACTTCGAGCGTCTGATGGCCCTCAACTACGACAAGGTAAATATTAAGTGGTACGATATTCACTACATCAGTGACCTGGAGCGCCAGCCCGATGGCCGTTATGTAGGTGTGATCACAGTATATCAGCGCTTTGAGGGAACTTCTGATGACGGCATGACCTACAAGGACACTACCAAAAAGGACATCACCATTTACGTAGAAAGAAAGAAAACCCAAATATCCGGTCGCACCATTGAGTTTTGGGATGTGATGCTTGGCGATATCCGGGTAACCGAAACTTCTGCATGATAAGGATGAAGCGGCTGTTTTATGCGCTTCTTCTTTCGTTCTCCATTTTGTCGGCCGGGCAGGTCAGCGCTCAGGTGATTGACGAAATGGGGGACGAAAGTAAGCTGTATGCCTCTACGAAGCTGGTGAATCAGTTTTTCCGCCGCTTTAATGGCGAGGAAGACGAGAAAGGGGAGCGGTACTACGAAGGCAACAAAAACTTCCATGACCCGGCCATCCGAAGGAGGTACATTGGGATTCTTTTCGACAATCAAAATACGATGATTCCGGCCTCCCTGAAAAAGGAGTTTGCCCAGGAGATGACTGATAAGTCCGGGCAGAAGTTTCTCGATTTTCACTCAGGCAATTGGATGGCTGAGGTGAATGCCCTCTTTACCTATCAGGGGAAAGAACAGCCGGTCACGCTGTTTATGAAGCTCCAACCTCAGCGCCTGGGTTACGAATGGGTAATTGAAGAAGTCTACTTTGAGCCCTTCAAAAAATACTTCCACAAAGACACCACGGCTACAAAGAAGTTTCTGCACCCGATGAGCCATGAGCTTGACTTTATGAACTTGCGCAAGGCTTTCCAGGAAAGTGAAAACCCAGAGTCATATACACCAGATGAATTTGCACCGAGCTATCTCACGCTTTTTCTTTACGAGATGAAAAGAGGAACTTTGAAGTTCAAAACGGTCAGAGAGGTGAAGTTTCATTTCTTTCAGCTCAACAACTGGTATTTTGAGGTGTCTCAATTCAATCGGTCAGGTTATAACTCAGGCTGGCTGATTTCCAATATTGTAAAAACCTCTGAGGAGAATAAAAAAGCGATCAAGAACTATTTGTATGGGAAGAACTAGCCTTCGGTATGCCATTGTATTTTTATTAGTTGGGGCGTTCTCTATTACCGGAGTTTTTTCTCAAGCTGTCAATCTCAACGAAGACGACCTCAAAATTTACGAGCAAAAGAGCAAAGACCTGGTGTCTTTTCTACAGTTTATGCTCAACACTGTCGGCGATCAGAAAACTTCCGCCAGAGACAAGGAGGTAATCATTTCTGAAAGTTACCTGAAGGTGTTCAGGGATGGAAAAGTACAAATTGAAGATGATCTGCTCACAGACAGGCAGGTAGTCATCAACAAAGACGTGCAGGCCTACTTCAAAGACGTTGACTTCTTTTTCAAGCATGTTTCCCTCGAATTTGAGATACT contains:
- a CDS encoding GMC family oxidoreductase codes for the protein MSKQQNEYDAIVIGSGISGGWAAKELCEKGAKTLVLERGRPVKHIEDYPTAMKDPWDFDYRGRLPVGDEEKNPVVNRCYAYEDATKQFFVKDEEHPYVQEKPFDWIRGYQEGGKSLIWARQVQRWSDFEFEGPLKEGYAVDWPIRYKDLAPWYSHVEKFTGISGNRDGIPHFPDSEVQKAFEFNCVEEEIKKKITEKYADRPVIMGRCAHLTEPQDIHKEQGRGQCQARHLCYRGCPFGGYFSSNSATLPWAAKTGNLTMRTHAVVESIIYDDKPGKVTGVRVIDANTKEVTEYFAKVIFVNAACLNSNLILLNSKSNRFPNGLGNDNGLLGRYVAFHNYRGNISAQYDGFEDGYYYGRRPTSIFMPSFRNTLERFPAFKGRYVTAFSAGRSGWNRGEAEVGAALKEKLQKPGIWNVFMMLQGETIPKYDNHVRLSDTDKDAWGIPQLVTSIDYDENDEKMLQDFLEQGKEMLEAAGCVNINAYDTKQAPGLDIHEMGGVRMGSDPKTSLLNKHNQLHLARNVYVTDGAAMTSTGSQNPSLTFMALAARAANHAIEEMKAGKLK
- a CDS encoding MBL fold metallo-hydrolase translates to MKKTFSFFLLLSFAVSGFAQNGRMIADIKSHTDGTAVWWAGHNSWIIKSGGLVVTTDLWLENGSRMAPAPITPEEMASVIDISFVTHAHGDHFNEYTSKVLLEQSNCIFVMPESCLAVAKKLGIPDQRIVVAKPREPFEVKGIKVEPLRAIHGNANFAIYYEANLQDCGYVLNIDGKRFLQPGDSYLLEDHLFAKDIDVLFFSPTEHNMYIDRSTILINALQPDYIFPQHHSTVKVSEENRFWAKGYPEEVKIWIDDELKNRYHVFEIGEKKLIR
- a CDS encoding GDSL-type esterase/lipase family protein — encoded protein: MKKHLLPSILLLSLFAPSLPATAQQSVTHQNVFDTIPFIMEHHKRRLEKFSKEPMSTGKILFLGNSITEGGPWGELLGDPTVVNRGIGGDFSYGILNRLDEIIQRKPSKLFLLIGVNDIGNDIPNAVIADNVRKIVERLKAETPATEIYIQSILPVNPEYPRFPQHYDKQYHVLMTNQLLYKVALDTKVTYVNLFPLFLDDRQRLAADLTKDGLHLNRQGYDIWVRHLREMGYLPHP
- a CDS encoding outer membrane protein assembly factor BamB family protein, which codes for MRAPFVFIILVFLFGCQSEKIENKNWPVYKSDAASSSFSSLDQINRENVATLEVAWIFEPNDAPDGARAVKYECNPIIIDGVMYLTSARHVVYALESASGKIIWSFDPFDGKGGAIKRGVTYWEGQDDKRILFTAGNHLFALDATSGKQIPGFGDNGKVNLNIENFSGEEAWVVPTSPGIISNDLIILGSEVSESYGAAPGYIRAYDVRKGKLEWTFHTIPWPGEVGYDTWPPDAWKKVGGANNWGGMSLDEKRGIVYVPLGSPAYDYYGSDRKGMNLFGNSLVALDAGTGKLIWHFQTTHHDLWDYDLPAPPNLITVTKNGKQIDAVAQTTKTGLLFVLDRETGEPVFPVEERPVPASNIPGEEAWPTQPFPTIPLPYSKQHLSDDDLSGFTSESKKEVLDAFMRFRYEGIYTPPDTSGTLLTPGSRGGSEWGGAAWDQETGLLYLNANESPEIAKVSRGVAWKSPRDQSMYNVGRSFYNTYCASCHGTNKQATDPSIPSLTDVGKRLSKNDILNRIKNGKGKMPAFGQVATGNEEEILSYLLEINRDKISQKSQNESDTGMVYLNLTAYGYFRDPEGRPAIKPAWGTLNAINLNTGEYAWRVPLGNIPELQQPGDPLTGIENYGGPVVTAGGLVFIAATGDKKIRAFDKETGDEIWTADLPGNGYASPAIYEANGKQYLAIAVTGNRDKPGGWMVVFALP
- a CDS encoding nucleoid-structuring protein H-NS, which codes for MLQHVNRWMKTGTLNGLLVLLIVLGASSCKSKKKMREVSNKEPMEKVEKDFSYDNANKEMENDANKAKTAPPATLSSKLSGYFAAISSAPTVASANSSINEALMLFASPGVPIFIIIYESPSGEVDYDEPTTAEKYLNYLKDQKKNLNNIRDMKTNASGKITELELIKR
- a CDS encoding alpha-L-fucosidase translates to MIRISFLKTSVFFVIILAACETKPVVPPMPVFPVASEEQLKWHELEQYAFIHFTTNTFTDKEWGFGDEPESIFNPTGLDVSQWVKVIKDAGLKAVILTAKHHDGFCLWPSIYTEHSIKNSPYKNGNGDLVKELSEACRKEGLLFGIYLSPWDRNHPEYGRPDYVTYYRNQLQEIFTNYGPIFEMWFDGANGGDGYYGGANEKRRIDGRTYYDWPTTIEMVRKMEPKVLFFSDAGPNIRWVGNERGLAGETNWNTISNDTLYAGQAGITDLLNTGHTEGQQWIPAEVDVSIRPGWFYHAKEDSLVKTPEKLFEIYMTSVGRGSNLLLNIPPDRRGLVHENDVAALQGWKKLLEEAFSTNLALNAKASASTVRGEAEMYGASNLTDGKADTYWATDDEVTTGSVEITLPGTPTVSYVTLKEFIKLGQRVKAFTVEANVDGTWKQVAQGSTIGYKRILKLAAPVEAEAIRVSITESKACPVLAEVEVY
- a CDS encoding sugar phosphate isomerase/epimerase family protein; this translates as MNTRRDFLKKTGAGAAGLGLAATLPFDLFAEAPAKKLFFDISLAQFSLAGSFFSQKLTNIEFPALAKNTYGISNIEYVSTFWNGKGGDKEYVKELKARTDDLGVRNVLIMVDSEGELGHPDAATRKQAVENHYKWVEAAKELGCHAIRVNLDGPGTDEEIAKAGVGGYGSLVEFGQQAGINVIIENHFGPSTDAKWLVEVMKQVNNPYAGLLPDFGNFVRRERMEEMTIEAFKNAKVIATFDKYESVKAMMPYAKGVSAKTHGFDAKGNDTETDFVKMLTIIKDSGFKGYMGIEAEGAVMKMFGVEGNYPTEEDGIKLTKALLEKVGGKVS